The Candidatus Accumulibacter similis genome has a segment encoding these proteins:
- the hemF gene encoding oxygen-dependent coproporphyrinogen oxidase has protein sequence MIETHRLRDYFCGLQTRLVTAAEAIEGSGGRRFRVDRWQKEAGAPLSGSGCTCIIEGGRVFERGGIAFSEVSGAALPASATAKRPELAGRAFAAMGVSLVLHPENPFCPTAHMNVRALLATRNDAAPVWWFGGGMDLTPYYPFVEDVRHFHTACRDALQPFGEDCHARYKKWCDEYFFLKHRNEPRGVGGIFFDDLCEGGFERCFALTRSVGDAFPDAYLPLVTKRHETPYGERERDFQAYRRGRYVEFNLVWDRGTLFGLQSGGRTESILMSLPPIVKWRYDWQPEPGSAEAVLYDMLPARDWL, from the coding sequence ATGATCGAAACCCACCGCCTCCGGGACTATTTCTGCGGCCTGCAGACACGCCTCGTGACGGCAGCCGAAGCGATCGAGGGCAGCGGCGGCAGGCGCTTTCGCGTCGATCGCTGGCAGAAGGAGGCGGGCGCGCCGCTCAGCGGCAGCGGCTGTACCTGCATCATCGAAGGCGGGCGCGTCTTCGAACGCGGCGGCATCGCCTTCTCGGAAGTCAGCGGCGCCGCGCTGCCGGCCTCGGCAACAGCCAAACGACCCGAACTCGCCGGACGCGCGTTCGCGGCGATGGGGGTTTCGCTGGTTCTGCATCCGGAGAATCCCTTCTGCCCGACCGCGCACATGAACGTGCGGGCGCTGCTCGCCACGCGCAACGACGCGGCGCCGGTCTGGTGGTTTGGCGGTGGCATGGATCTGACGCCCTACTACCCGTTCGTCGAAGACGTGCGCCACTTCCACACCGCCTGCCGCGACGCCCTGCAGCCCTTTGGCGAAGACTGTCACGCACGCTACAAGAAGTGGTGTGACGAGTACTTCTTCCTCAAGCACCGCAACGAGCCGCGCGGCGTTGGCGGCATCTTCTTCGACGACCTATGCGAAGGTGGCTTCGAGCGCTGTTTCGCTCTCACCCGATCGGTTGGCGATGCGTTTCCCGACGCCTACCTGCCGCTCGTCACCAAGCGACACGAGACGCCCTACGGCGAACGCGAGCGGGATTTCCAGGCCTACCGGCGCGGACGCTACGTCGAGTTCAATCTGGTCTGGGATCGCGGCACCCTCTTTGGCCTGCAATCGGGCGGCCGTACCGAGTCGATCCTGATGTCGCTGCCGCCGATCGTCAAGTGGCGCTACGACTGGCAACCCGAACCCGGAAGCGCTGAGGCAGTCCTCTACGACATGCTGCCGGCACGCGACTGGCTCTAA
- the purD gene encoding phosphoribosylamine--glycine ligase, whose amino-acid sequence MKLLVIGSGGREHALAWRLAKTPGLVKVFVAPGNAGTARENGLQNVPLSSPQELADFAQRENVRLTVVGPEAPLAAGIVNLFRARGLTIFGPTREAAQLESSKDFAKRFMLRHNIPTARFASFSERAAAHAYVDEQGAPIVVKADGLAAGKGVVVASNLAEAHAAIDQMLPPAEREATRDGSVARVVIEEFLDGEEASFIVMVDGRNVLPLASSQDHKRIGDGDTGPNTGGMGAYSPAPVVTPEVHARAMREIILPTVRGMAADGIPYTGFLYAGLMVGRDGSVKTVEFNCRLGDPETQPIMMRLQSDLLNLLEHAVAGRLNLVEASWDRRVALGVVLAAANYPAAPRTGDPISGLPGNSNDSHVFHAGTSEKTDGRIMTAGGRVLCVTTLAENVRQAQKRAYDLITRIHFDGMQYRRDIGHRAASR is encoded by the coding sequence ATGAAACTGCTCGTAATCGGTTCCGGCGGTCGCGAACACGCGCTGGCTTGGCGACTGGCGAAAACGCCCGGATTGGTGAAGGTGTTCGTTGCCCCGGGCAACGCCGGCACGGCGCGCGAGAATGGATTGCAGAACGTGCCGCTGAGCAGCCCTCAGGAACTCGCCGATTTCGCTCAACGGGAGAATGTCCGGCTGACCGTCGTCGGTCCGGAAGCGCCCCTCGCCGCCGGCATCGTCAACCTCTTTCGCGCCCGCGGCCTGACCATTTTTGGTCCGACACGCGAAGCCGCTCAACTCGAGAGCTCGAAGGATTTCGCCAAGCGCTTCATGCTCAGGCACAACATCCCGACCGCCCGCTTCGCCAGCTTCAGCGAACGCGCAGCGGCACACGCATACGTAGACGAGCAGGGCGCACCGATCGTCGTCAAGGCTGACGGCCTCGCCGCCGGCAAAGGCGTGGTCGTCGCCAGCAATCTCGCCGAGGCACACGCCGCGATCGACCAGATGCTGCCGCCTGCCGAACGGGAAGCGACGCGGGACGGAAGCGTGGCCAGAGTGGTCATCGAGGAGTTCCTCGATGGCGAGGAAGCCAGTTTCATCGTCATGGTGGATGGCCGCAACGTCCTGCCACTGGCGTCAAGCCAGGACCACAAGCGGATCGGTGACGGCGATACCGGCCCCAACACCGGCGGCATGGGCGCCTACTCGCCGGCACCGGTCGTGACCCCCGAGGTGCACGCACGGGCGATGCGCGAGATCATCCTGCCGACGGTTCGCGGCATGGCTGCCGACGGCATCCCCTACACCGGTTTTCTCTACGCCGGCCTGATGGTCGGCAGGGATGGTTCGGTGAAGACGGTCGAGTTCAACTGCCGCCTCGGAGACCCGGAGACGCAGCCGATCATGATGCGTCTGCAGAGTGATCTGCTCAACCTGCTCGAGCACGCTGTCGCCGGCCGGCTCAACCTCGTCGAGGCCAGTTGGGATCGACGAGTCGCCCTCGGAGTCGTTCTTGCGGCCGCCAACTATCCCGCTGCCCCGCGTACCGGAGACCCCATCAGCGGCCTGCCGGGCAACAGCAACGACAGTCACGTCTTCCATGCCGGCACGAGCGAGAAGACAGACGGCCGGATCATGACCGCCGGTGGCCGCGTGCTCTGTGTGACAACGCTGGCGGAGAACGTCAGACAGGCGCAGAAACGAGCCTACGACCTGATCACCCGCATTCACTTCGATGGCATGCAGTACCGCCGCGACATCGGCCACCGGGCTGCCAGCCGATGA
- the purH gene encoding bifunctional phosphoribosylaminoimidazolecarboxamide formyltransferase/IMP cyclohydrolase — MKIRQALLSLSNKNGALDFARGLVAHGVRLLSTGGTATMLRDAGLAVTEVGDYTGFPEMLDGRVKTLHPKVHAGILARRDLPEHMATLDQHAIPMIDLVCVNLYPFRETVARAGVTLAEAIENIDIGGPAMLRSAAKNYTGVAVVSDPDDYPTLLAEMAANDGALSLETRFALASKAFVHTARYDAAIANWLTSLDPDQQPQAFPTHLQLAFDRVETLRYGENPHQQAAFYRDPTPVAGAIANYRQLQGKDLSYNNIADADAAWECVKTFDAPACVIIKHANPCGVAIDPTLVGAYEKAFQTDSTSAFGGIIAFNAAVDADVVEAMNAHKHFVEVLLAPAFTDAARALLAGKQNLRVLELPLARGVYHAHEMKRVGGGLLLQTADRFNVQEADLKVVTRIAPTSAQIEDLLFAYRVAKFVKSNAIVFCGRGMTLGVGAGQMSRVDSTRIAASKASSAGLDLAGSCVASDAFFPFRDGLDVLAAAGAKAVIQPGGSMRDEEVIAAADEHGLAMVFTGARHFRH, encoded by the coding sequence ATGAAAATCCGTCAAGCCCTGCTCAGTCTTTCGAACAAGAACGGCGCCCTCGACTTCGCCAGAGGACTGGTCGCCCACGGCGTCAGGCTGCTGTCAACCGGTGGCACCGCCACCATGCTGCGGGACGCTGGACTGGCGGTCACCGAGGTGGGCGACTACACGGGTTTCCCGGAGATGCTTGACGGCCGTGTCAAGACGCTGCACCCGAAGGTGCATGCCGGCATCCTCGCGCGCCGCGATCTCCCCGAGCACATGGCGACACTTGACCAGCATGCGATCCCGATGATCGATCTGGTCTGCGTCAATCTCTACCCTTTCCGCGAAACCGTCGCCAGGGCGGGAGTGACTCTCGCCGAAGCCATCGAGAACATCGACATCGGCGGCCCGGCGATGCTCCGCTCCGCAGCCAAGAACTACACCGGCGTGGCGGTAGTCAGTGACCCCGACGACTACCCGACGCTGCTCGCCGAAATGGCGGCCAACGATGGCGCGCTCAGCCTCGAGACCCGCTTCGCTCTCGCCAGCAAGGCTTTCGTGCATACCGCCCGCTACGACGCGGCGATCGCCAACTGGCTGACTTCGCTCGACCCCGACCAGCAGCCACAGGCTTTCCCGACACACCTGCAGCTCGCCTTCGACCGTGTCGAGACGCTTCGCTATGGCGAGAATCCGCATCAGCAGGCGGCGTTCTACCGCGATCCGACACCGGTCGCGGGAGCGATCGCCAATTATCGCCAATTGCAGGGCAAGGACCTCTCCTACAACAACATCGCCGACGCCGACGCCGCGTGGGAGTGCGTAAAGACTTTCGACGCGCCGGCATGCGTCATCATCAAGCACGCCAATCCGTGTGGCGTTGCCATCGACCCGACCTTGGTCGGGGCATACGAAAAGGCCTTCCAGACCGACTCGACGTCCGCGTTCGGGGGCATCATTGCTTTCAACGCTGCGGTTGACGCCGACGTCGTGGAAGCGATGAACGCGCACAAGCATTTCGTCGAGGTCCTCCTCGCGCCGGCGTTCACCGATGCCGCGCGGGCGCTGCTGGCCGGCAAGCAGAACCTGCGGGTGCTCGAACTGCCTCTGGCGCGCGGCGTCTATCACGCCCACGAGATGAAGCGCGTAGGCGGCGGCTTGCTGCTGCAGACGGCCGACCGCTTCAACGTCCAGGAAGCGGATCTGAAAGTGGTGACGAGAATCGCGCCGACATCGGCACAGATCGAGGACCTCCTCTTCGCCTACCGCGTCGCCAAGTTCGTCAAGTCCAACGCCATCGTCTTCTGCGGTCGCGGCATGACCCTCGGCGTTGGTGCCGGCCAGATGAGCCGCGTCGACTCGACGCGCATCGCCGCCAGCAAGGCAAGCAGTGCCGGCCTCGACCTCGCCGGCTCATGCGTTGCTTCGGACGCCTTCTTCCCCTTCCGCGATGGCCTCGACGTGCTCGCGGCTGCGGGCGCGAAAGCGGTCATCCAGCCCGGGGGCTCAATGCGGGACGAGGAGGTGATTGCAGCGGCCGACGAGCATGGACTGGCAATGGTGTTCACCGGCGCTCGCCATTTCCGGCACTGA
- a CDS encoding Fis family transcriptional regulator, protein MKHVHDDDDAIATCVRKALENYFHTLGGEQPVPVYEMVIRSVERPMLEVVLLQTGGNQTLAAEILGINRNTLRKKLLHHRLIT, encoded by the coding sequence ATGAAGCATGTACATGATGACGATGACGCCATCGCGACCTGCGTCCGCAAGGCACTGGAAAACTACTTCCATACACTCGGCGGCGAGCAGCCGGTGCCGGTCTACGAGATGGTGATCCGCAGTGTCGAGCGACCGATGCTCGAAGTGGTTCTGCTCCAGACCGGCGGCAACCAGACCCTGGCTGCCGAGATTCTCGGCATCAATCGCAACACCCTGCGCAAGAAGCTGCTTCACCACCGACTGATCACCTGA
- the dusB gene encoding tRNA dihydrouridine synthase DusB gives MQFLGFPLRNQLFVAPMAGVTDRPFRQLCKRLGAGLAVSEMVTSNSLLYGSAKTRRRANHEGEVAPVSVQIAGASPLMMADAARYNVDRGAQIIDINMGCPAKKICNVMAGSALLRDEPLVSRILEAVVNAVPATPVTLKIRTGWDRENRNALRILKIAEESGVRALAMHGRTRACGYSGEAEYETIRQVKEAAHIPVIANGDIDSPEKARWVLANTGADAVMIGRAAQGRPWLFREVEHFLSTGSHMLPPRVSEIHEVLLRHLDDVHLFYGRQTGVGIARKHISWYTRGLPGSALFRHQMNQLPTVEQQRQAVDEFFLALADANERLPATSQPELATGDTPCEGLAA, from the coding sequence ATGCAGTTCCTCGGTTTTCCGTTACGCAACCAGCTCTTTGTCGCGCCGATGGCTGGCGTGACGGACCGCCCTTTCCGCCAGTTGTGCAAGCGGCTAGGGGCCGGTCTCGCGGTGTCCGAGATGGTGACGTCGAATTCGCTGCTCTATGGCAGTGCGAAGACGCGCCGCCGCGCCAACCACGAAGGCGAAGTGGCGCCGGTCTCGGTACAGATAGCCGGCGCCAGCCCGTTGATGATGGCCGATGCTGCCCGCTACAACGTCGACCGCGGGGCACAGATCATCGACATCAACATGGGCTGCCCGGCGAAGAAGATCTGCAACGTGATGGCAGGTTCGGCCCTGCTCCGGGACGAGCCGCTGGTCTCACGGATTCTCGAAGCGGTGGTCAACGCCGTGCCGGCGACGCCGGTGACCCTGAAGATCCGTACCGGCTGGGACCGCGAGAACCGCAACGCGCTGCGCATCCTGAAGATCGCCGAGGAGTCGGGAGTCCGCGCGCTGGCGATGCACGGCCGGACGCGTGCCTGCGGCTACAGCGGCGAGGCAGAATACGAGACGATCAGGCAGGTCAAGGAGGCGGCTCACATCCCGGTGATCGCCAACGGTGACATCGACTCGCCGGAAAAGGCAAGATGGGTGCTCGCCAACACCGGCGCCGATGCGGTGATGATCGGTCGTGCAGCGCAGGGGCGACCCTGGCTGTTTCGCGAGGTCGAACACTTCCTGAGCACCGGCAGCCACATGTTGCCGCCGCGGGTCAGCGAGATTCACGAGGTCCTGCTCCGTCATCTGGACGATGTCCATCTGTTCTACGGTCGGCAAACGGGGGTCGGCATCGCCCGCAAGCACATCTCCTGGTACACCCGTGGGCTTCCCGGTTCGGCCCTCTTTCGCCACCAGATGAACCAGTTGCCGACCGTCGAGCAGCAGCGACAGGCGGTTGACGAATTCTTCCTGGCACTCGCTGACGCCAACGAACGGCTGCCTGCCACGTCGCAGCCAGAGCTGGCAACCGGCGACACCCCTTGCGAGGGACTTGCCGCATGA
- a CDS encoding transposase has translation MLEALHLWLQKTRRSVADAGVLAKAIDDSLRRWPAFAHYGSNGFFPIDDNPVGNAIRPIAIGKKNWLFAGSETAGQRAVAIQSLLETARLNGLESMAWLTDTLEKLPSWPNRRVDALLPLKKPM, from the coding sequence CTGCTCGAAGCCCTGCACCTATGGCTCCAGAAGACCCGCCGATCGGTCGCCGACGCCGGTGTTCTCGCCAAGGCGATCGACGACAGTTTGCGGCGCTGGCCGGCCTTTGCCCATTATGGCAGCAACGGCTTCTTCCCGATCGACGACAACCCCGTTGGGAATGCCATTCGCCCGATCGCCATCGGCAAGAAGAACTGGCTGTTCGCCGGCTCCGAGACTGCCGGCCAACGCGCCGTGGCGATTCAATCGCTGCTCGAAACCGCCCGCCTTAACGGCCTCGAGTCCATGGCCTGGTTGACCGACACCCTGGAGAAACTGCCCTCCTGGCCGAACCGCCGCGTCGACGCCCTGCTGCCGCTCAAAAAGCCAATGTGA
- a CDS encoding alpha/beta hydrolase, protein MRIAAEHLLIDGPLGKIDITVENPGAPRGIALIAHPHPLFGGGNTNKVVQTLARTFNHLDYVALRPNFRGVGLSEGKHDEGRGETEDLLAVLAEAKCRYGNLPVALAGFSFGAYVQTRVAEALLEAGHPAQRLVLVGTASGFVEGARRYHTKAVPADTIVIHGSEDATVPLANVIEWAKPLELPVVVVPGADHFFHRRLHVIREIVSHAWRH, encoded by the coding sequence ATGAGAATAGCCGCTGAACATCTGCTGATCGATGGCCCCCTCGGCAAGATCGACATCACGGTCGAAAACCCCGGCGCACCGCGCGGCATTGCGCTCATTGCCCACCCGCATCCGCTTTTCGGCGGTGGCAACACCAACAAGGTGGTGCAGACACTGGCACGCACCTTCAACCATCTCGACTACGTTGCTCTGCGGCCGAACTTCCGTGGTGTCGGCCTTAGCGAAGGCAAGCATGACGAGGGTCGCGGCGAGACTGAAGATCTGCTCGCCGTACTGGCGGAAGCCAAGTGCCGCTATGGCAACCTGCCGGTCGCGCTGGCAGGCTTTTCCTTCGGCGCCTACGTGCAGACGCGCGTCGCCGAGGCCTTGCTCGAGGCGGGCCATCCCGCCCAGCGACTGGTGCTCGTCGGCACTGCTTCCGGCTTCGTCGAAGGGGCCCGTCGCTACCACACCAAGGCCGTGCCGGCAGACACCATCGTCATCCATGGCTCCGAGGATGCGACCGTCCCGCTGGCCAACGTCATCGAATGGGCCAAGCCGCTTGAACTGCCGGTGGTCGTCGTTCCCGGTGCGGACCACTTCTTCCACCGCCGTCTGCACGTCATTCGCGAGATCGTCAGTCACGCCTGGCGTCACTGA
- a CDS encoding dienelactone hydrolase, with product MRSPLPRLLLAVLTHLFSTGVPAAAEEMPQLPARLNEEVRMLAIGTGSSSVELETTLFVPPGPGPFPLVVINHGRLSGDPRFDPRARYLVASREFLQRGYLVAIPMRPGFSKSGGSYVVPRCKIESNARLQAETIIAFLREMRRRPDVDPDRILLVGESEGGMTAMAAAATGFPGLRGVLNLAGGAPQNGAGCAWEESLVEAFAAFGTRSTVPSLWFYADDDSYWGRELPQRMLRAYRDAGGQAALVTHVSLAAGDAQVIFTSPQGIPIWWPESERFLREIGLPTELRFSPGSTPRPQRSSYTKLDDSEALPYVDDHRSELYRRFLGLPFPRAFAIATTGNVGWAQGGPDALAAALDNCERAARRSCALYAVDDEVVWQFAGTSRSAATDPFREP from the coding sequence ATGAGAAGTCCGCTGCCTCGCCTGCTCCTCGCCGTGCTGACGCACCTGTTTTCTACCGGCGTTCCGGCGGCCGCCGAGGAGATGCCCCAGCTGCCGGCGCGGCTCAACGAAGAGGTACGCATGCTGGCCATAGGCACTGGCTCGTCAAGCGTCGAACTCGAAACAACCTTGTTCGTACCCCCAGGCCCGGGTCCTTTTCCACTGGTGGTCATCAACCATGGCCGGCTGTCCGGCGACCCGCGCTTTGACCCGCGCGCCCGTTATCTCGTCGCCAGTCGCGAATTCCTGCAGCGTGGCTATCTCGTGGCGATACCGATGCGGCCGGGCTTCTCCAAGTCTGGCGGCAGCTACGTCGTCCCCCGCTGCAAGATCGAAAGCAACGCACGGTTGCAGGCTGAAACGATCATCGCCTTTCTGCGCGAGATGCGCCGACGACCAGACGTCGATCCCGACCGCATATTGCTCGTCGGCGAGTCGGAAGGCGGAATGACGGCAATGGCCGCGGCTGCAACCGGCTTTCCGGGCCTGCGTGGCGTCCTGAATCTTGCTGGAGGAGCGCCCCAGAACGGTGCCGGGTGTGCTTGGGAAGAGTCTCTGGTCGAAGCTTTCGCCGCCTTTGGCACGCGCAGCACGGTGCCGTCACTGTGGTTCTACGCAGACGACGACAGCTACTGGGGACGCGAGTTGCCACAGCGCATGTTGCGCGCCTACCGTGACGCGGGTGGTCAGGCCGCGTTGGTCACCCATGTGTCCCTCGCCGCTGGCGACGCACAAGTGATATTCACCAGCCCGCAAGGCATACCGATCTGGTGGCCGGAAAGCGAACGCTTCCTGCGCGAAATCGGACTGCCAACCGAGCTTCGCTTCAGCCCCGGGTCGACACCGAGGCCGCAGCGAAGCAGCTACACCAAGCTCGACGACAGCGAGGCATTGCCGTATGTGGACGACCACCGCAGTGAACTCTACCGACGGTTTCTCGGATTGCCATTCCCGCGTGCCTTCGCCATCGCAACCACCGGCAACGTCGGGTGGGCACAGGGTGGCCCGGACGCGCTGGCAGCGGCGCTCGACAACTGCGAGCGTGCTGCGCGCCGCTCGTGCGCCCTCTACGCTGTCGACGACGAGGTCGTCTGGCAGTTCGCCGGGACGTCGCGATCGGCAGCCACAGATCCGTTTCGCGAACCATGA
- a CDS encoding NAD(P)H-dependent oxidoreductase subunit E, with the protein MSYFRHHVFFCCNQRGEGETCCNNSGAAAAQTYAKDRIGELRLKGAGKVRINKAGCLDRCDHGPVLVVYPEGVWYSYVDNEDIEEIIQEHLLHGRVVDRLRI; encoded by the coding sequence ATGAGCTATTTCAGGCATCACGTCTTTTTTTGCTGCAATCAGCGAGGCGAGGGGGAGACCTGCTGCAACAATTCCGGGGCGGCAGCGGCACAGACCTACGCCAAGGACCGAATCGGCGAACTGCGTCTCAAGGGCGCGGGCAAGGTGCGCATCAACAAGGCTGGCTGCCTCGACCGCTGCGACCACGGCCCGGTCCTGGTGGTCTACCCGGAGGGGGTGTGGTACAGCTATGTTGACAACGAAGACATCGAGGAAATCATTCAGGAGCACCTGCTGCACGGACGGGTGGTCGACCGCTTGCGCATCTGA